Proteins co-encoded in one bacterium genomic window:
- the rfaE2 gene encoding D-glycero-beta-D-manno-heptose 1-phosphate adenylyltransferase produces the protein FTNGCFDLLHAGHVRLLAAARRAADALIVGVNTDASVRRLKGPERPIVPEAERAELLAALEAVDRVVLFDEPTPLETILAIRPDVLIKGADWAEDAIVGAKEVKSWGGRVVRVELLAGASTTSLVERIRSRLARRP, from the coding sequence TTCACCAACGGCTGTTTCGACTTGCTGCACGCCGGGCACGTGCGCCTGCTGGCCGCGGCGCGCCGCGCGGCCGACGCGCTGATCGTGGGCGTCAACACCGACGCGTCGGTGCGCCGCCTCAAGGGGCCCGAGCGGCCGATCGTGCCCGAGGCGGAGCGCGCCGAACTGCTCGCCGCGCTGGAGGCGGTGGACCGCGTCGTGCTGTTCGACGAGCCGACGCCGCTGGAGACGATCCTCGCGATTCGTCCGGACGTGTTGATCAAGGGCGCCGACTGGGCGGAGGACGCGATCGTCGGGGCGAAGGAAGTCAAGTCGTGGGGCGGCCGCGTCGTCCGCGTCGAGTTGCTCGCGGGCGCTTCCACGACGTCGTTGGTCGAGCGAATCCGTTCCCGTCTCGCGCGACGCCCGTAG